The genomic region ATTTTAATTGTATTTCATCTCCATCAAAATAAACATCGGCTTTAAGGTTCTCTACCAATCTGTTTTGCAATTCTTCTTCTGTGGTTTTATAAAGTTTTGCTTTCTTCTTTAAAAAATTTAAAGCTTCATTGGTTGCAATTCTATAAAGCCACGTGTAAATGGCGCTTTCTGCTTTAAACGAATGGATGTTTTTATAGACTTTTACAAAGGTGTCTTGCAACACATCATCGGTGTCGTCGTGATCTAAAACCATCCTTCGAATATGCCAATACAAACGTTCTTTGTAAGTAGATACAAGCACATTAAAAGCTGCCTCTTGGGTAGCGTTATTTTTTAATTCCTTAATTAAAATATCTTCTAGCAAAAAATCACTGTTTATTCTTTGACTCTAAATTAAGGAAAAGGTTTAAAACAAATTTTTTGTTCTTTTTATTAAAGGCAAAAAGAAGTAACAAGGAGCTTTTAAATATGGCATGTGAGCTTTTACGGGAAAATTAATTCATATTATGGAGCTCGTAATTTGGGTTGGTTTTACAGCTAAGGATGAATTGCCAATTCAAGAAATGAAGGCAATATTAAGTTTTCCCAGTTTTAAACTGAGAAATTATGAACTTAGGCTGAAGGTTGTGCCGTCTTTTCCATCCTTTAATTGCACCCCCAGAGCAGCGAGTTCGTCCCTAATTTTATCGGAAGTAGCAAAATCTTTGTTCGCCCTAGCTTCTGCCCTTAATTGAATTAAAAGCGCAATGGTCCCGGTAAGTTTATCAGAAGAATTATCTTGGGCGCTTCTTTCATCTTGTAATCCGAGCACATCAAAAACAAAGGCCTCCATGGTTTCCTTTACCAACGCCAAATCTTCTTTGGTAATG from Galbibacter sp. BG1 harbors:
- a CDS encoding RNA polymerase sigma factor, translating into MLEDILIKELKNNATQEAAFNVLVSTYKERLYWHIRRMVLDHDDTDDVLQDTFVKVYKNIHSFKAESAIYTWLYRIATNEALNFLKKKAKLYKTTEEELQNRLVENLKADVYFDGDEIQLKLQQAIATLPEKQRLIFNMKYFQELKYEEISEILETSVGGLKASYHHAVKKIEAFLKE